A genomic stretch from Methanorbis rubei includes:
- the prf1 gene encoding peptide chain release factor aRF-1: MAEEIPQAQIEKDEARKRYEFKKSLEKLEEKEGSGTELISLYIPPDKQIYDVTAQLRDEYGQCANIKSKQTRSNVQSAISSILARLKYFKNPPPNGMAVFCGAINIGGDKTDLESIIVEPPEVIRTYSYRCSSSFELEPLKAMLDDKFVYGLLVIDRREAYWGFLRGTHIEPINGTTSTVPGKQRKGGQSSIRFERLRLIAIHDFYKKVGERASEAFLAEPNFFEKFKGLLIGGPMPTKEEFAEGDFLHHEVKKRLIGLFDASYTNEFGLRELVDNAQDALRGVGIMDEKKEMTRFFKELIKENGCAAYGEDSVRANLDAGAVDTLLLSEKLRKARLTIQCGNCGYQEIKTMQVEAGKKFKDLPLGHCPKCQSPLILADESDIIDELTNLADTSNTRVEIISDDFEEGSMLFNAFGGIAAVLRYPTGM, translated from the coding sequence ATGGCAGAGGAAATACCCCAGGCACAAATTGAGAAGGACGAAGCGCGAAAGCGGTATGAATTCAAAAAATCGCTGGAAAAGCTGGAAGAAAAAGAGGGCTCAGGAACCGAACTGATCTCCTTATACATCCCGCCGGACAAGCAGATTTACGACGTCACCGCCCAGCTCCGCGACGAGTACGGCCAGTGCGCCAACATCAAAAGCAAACAAACAAGGTCAAACGTGCAGAGTGCAATCTCCTCGATTCTCGCACGGCTGAAATATTTCAAAAACCCGCCGCCGAACGGCATGGCAGTCTTCTGCGGAGCCATCAACATCGGTGGAGACAAAACCGATCTCGAATCGATCATTGTTGAACCGCCGGAGGTAATCCGCACCTACAGCTACCGATGCAGTTCAAGCTTCGAGCTTGAACCTCTCAAAGCGATGCTGGACGACAAGTTCGTCTATGGACTTCTTGTCATCGACCGCCGTGAAGCCTACTGGGGATTTTTACGCGGTACCCACATCGAACCAATCAATGGAACCACCTCGACCGTTCCCGGCAAACAGCGTAAAGGTGGTCAGTCAAGTATTCGTTTCGAACGCCTGCGTCTGATCGCCATCCATGACTTCTATAAAAAAGTCGGCGAACGTGCATCCGAAGCATTCCTGGCTGAACCGAACTTCTTCGAAAAGTTCAAAGGCCTCCTCATTGGCGGCCCGATGCCGACCAAAGAAGAGTTCGCCGAAGGCGACTTCCTGCATCACGAGGTAAAGAAGCGCCTTATTGGTCTCTTTGACGCATCCTACACCAACGAGTTCGGTCTGCGTGAACTCGTCGACAATGCCCAAGACGCCCTTCGCGGTGTCGGCATCATGGACGAGAAGAAGGAGATGACGCGGTTCTTCAAAGAGCTCATCAAAGAAAACGGATGCGCAGCATATGGTGAGGACAGCGTCCGGGCAAACCTTGACGCAGGAGCAGTTGACACTCTGCTGCTTTCCGAGAAACTCAGAAAAGCACGGCTGACCATTCAGTGCGGCAACTGCGGCTATCAGGAGATCAAGACAATGCAGGTTGAAGCCGGCAAAAAGTTCAAGGACCTTCCGCTCGGCCACTGCCCGAAGTGTCAGTCGCCGCTTATCCTTGCTGACGAGAGTGATATTATTGATGAGTTGACGAACCTCGCGGATACGTCCAACACCCGCGTTGAGATCATCTCTGATGATTTCGAGGAAGGTTCCATGCTGTTCAATGCATTCGGCGGAATTGCCGCAGTGCTGCGGTACCCAACAGGGATGTAA